The Raphanus sativus cultivar WK10039 chromosome 6, ASM80110v3, whole genome shotgun sequence sequence CAGATCAAGTCGGGAAGAAGAAAGTAGCAACAGCACTCGCCGAAGCTTTGTTCGGCGGCGGCCGAGAAAACTGCGTTTGCGTGGATTTCAAGGCACAGGACCGGCTCGACGATAGGTTCAGAGGGAAAACAGTGGTTGATTACATCGCCGGAGAAGTGTCAAAGCGAGTGGAGTCTGTCGTTTTCATAGAGAACGTTGACAAAGCTGAGTTCCCTGATCAGGTAAGATTGTCTGATGCTGTGAGAACCGGGAAGCTCCGTGATTCACACGGAAGAGAGATCAGTATGAAGAATGTTATAGTTATTGCTACTACTACTTCGGGGTTTGATAATAAAGACAGTGATCGTCATGTCAAATACTCCGAGGGAAGAGTTCTCAGCGCCAAGAAGTGTAAACTTCAGATAAAACTCGTCGACAATGCTTACAAGAACGGTCTAAATAAACGAAGACAGGAGTTGGAAACAGAGCTTCGAGCGGTAAAGTCTCAGCGTTCGTTTCTCGATCTGAATCTCCCCGTGGATGAGACAGAAGCAAATGCAATGTCGGAGAACAGTAGTAAAGCTTGGCTCGAGGATTTTTTCGAGCAAGTAGACGGGAGAGTGACGTTCGAAACGATAGACTTCGATGGGTTAGCGAAGAACATACAGAGGAACATCTTGTCGCATTTTCATCGGTCGTTTGGACACGAAACACCTCTTGAGATCGAAAACGATGCGATGCTTCGGATTCTAGCGGCCTTGAGATGGTCACCAGATGAAGAGAAAACAGTTGATCAGTGGATGCAGACTGTTCTTTCTTCAAGCTTCGCTGAAGCGAGACAAAAGTATAATTCCAGTTCTTCTTTCGTTGTGAAACTTGTCGTCGCCTCCGAAAGTTCAACCGCTGAAGAGGAAACGGCGGGAATACAGTTACCGCCGAGAGTTGAAGTGATCTAATCATTTCGGTTTATTGTTTTATCATATACATAATATGGTGACGATTGTTATACTATAGATCTCCTGAGAGTTTTGTCATCGATCGGCTTGGTTTGAGTTTGTGCTTTGTCAACTAAATGTATATTATCTTTATTATAAAGCTTAAAAGCTGAGCTAAACTGTGGTATATAGCTTTTAAAGGAGGGCCAAATTACCACATGTTTTggttttagttgttttttttttaccatggTTTCTGTATATTTTGCGTAACGATATTAGCATCAGTTTCATTTCATATTAGGTTCTGCATTGTGCTAAATTTGTATATGAAGACCCATTCTGTTACTCTCTTTCACAAAGTTCATTCCAAAATTGTTTGTAACGTTTCTGCacgaaaatgatttttttttcttttttaattgttcaAAGTTGAGTCTTGACCCTTTTTATAGTTCTAATGTACAATGTGGATGatgaataaattttgtttagatGGCGCACTAAACTTTACATGGATATTGACAGCATTACGAGATTAATGAATTTGAATTTTCTGTAGTGACTGGTTCACGATGTCAGTCCTTTGAAAAATTTACTGTTATATTACATGTATTttgcatctatcttattaaaacagaaacattctgttggacctaacatttattttgtaagtttttaaattaaatacacatttatattttatagttaaacatacattaagtcactaatgttcctttctttatactactatccatgtttccaaacaatatacttatttctttatactactatcaatgtttccaaacaatatatttttatactactatcaatgtttccaaataatacaataattaatcttagttattttatatctatcattttctctttaaaattttgtaaaaatgtcataatttcataaattgcaaaatagtgaactttaaaatttcgattataagattacaaattatgaaactattacaatttaaatctaattagattacatatcggtcatccatcagttcaatcggttagtctcgggttttagtaattttttaatatgaatattttaaaaacataaattgaattgtcagatctccggattaaccggtataatcacaatcgggttgaatttaaaaatactgatttaaatgcaaaaatattttaaatacacactctttaaaaataaccaaaatatttgttaaattattagtgaatttttcatcgtaaaatatcccgcgcttcaaaagcgcgggtcaaaatctagttgatcATTAAAAGAGGTACATAGCTAAAACAGTCCTTTAAACACTTGTAAGTTTTGAGTGATGAATAGTATTAGATATATCCTACAACAAAATTAAAGTTAGGATTTGGAAGTTTTTTCATCATCGATTAGAACAAATGCTATAAAGTTAAATTAGAATTGTGCGGGTgttgattttcattttatatatataaatagttggattgatggtaaaataaaaaaaaattcaaatgttcagaattaaaataataagattaCATTTAATGAAGAATCAAATATAAGTTTGTTAACCAATCCGGTTTGTAGGAATGGATAGTTATATTAagaatgatatattattaagtcatattattaataataaataaatgataattgatttttaatgatggtccattttaaaaaaaattgcacaTGAATTGAAGTTTgaattctgttttaatatataaaatcgcTAAATTAAAGAACCTCTATTGAATTTCAATAGATAGCGACGAATGCgtgtttttgtaaaattattcaGGTCCTGAGATATCTGGCGCTTaataaggtttttttttcttgaaaaaaaatgaGGCTTTTATATTTGGGCCGTAAAGCATCTCCAATTACTGAAAAAGCGACAACTCCGTTACACATTGTTGTTGTGCTGGGACCCAAAAACGGCGTGCATTTTGTCGATTTTCAGTGGaactgtctttttctttttgtccaAACCAAAAAAGTTCTAAAAGATTCTTTTGATTGCAACGAAAGGAAAAGATAACAAAACTTCCACTTTTTATAATGtaaatacattaataaaaaaaaggtttcacgagtacattttaaacttaaaaCAGCAACAAATAAGCAAAAGAAAAGGAGTGTTTATTCCTAATAGAGCTAGGAAGACGGGTTAATTGATTTTAGATTTGTCAGAAGCATAAACGTAGAGATCTGGATCTGTCTCGTAGAAGACAATATCACCAGTGTCACTGACGTAGTGATCTTTTTTAATACTTGCGACCAAACTCTCCACCAAGTGAATCGGTATTGCTCCTGACGTCTTCGGCTCTCTGTAGTATCTTCCCAGCACATGTTTAGCTGCTTTCGTCTATCGacaattcattaaataaattagtaagTAATCACACTTTAATCGAATGAAactagagagaaagagagagctaAATCACTCACGGCGTCGACCAAGTGGTAGTGAGGGATTTGTGGGAAAAGATGATGGATCACGTGAGTTCCAATGTCGTGATGGATGTTGTTGAAGATTCCATAATCTCTATCAATAGTTGTTAATCCTCCACGTAAATAACTCCATTCCTATTATTATAGgcaaaacatcaaaaattaaGATTAATCAATAATTCAATACTAACCATTATtgctctctgtttctttttaaaaaattgatttaattacCTTGCCTCTGTACCACGGCAACTTCTCATCATGACCATGATGATGCAAGTACGTGACAGCGTCCAACCACATCACAAAAATCTGAAAAATTTCCAAAAGTTTATgtcaaaaaacaaatttattattaataatatataaatgtctAGTAGTAATATATGAAACTTACAATGTAAGGAACACCATAGACTTTGAGAACTGTGACTGGACCAAGGAGGAACGATAGATAAACAAGAGTGGCCAGCATTATGGACCAGCAAGTAGTTGAAGTTGCAATAAGCTTCCTCTCGCTTGGAGCAAATAAACTACTGTATGGGTTATAATGTGACCCTTCTTTTCCAGGACTTCTGTACCACTGTAGTAAAagtccaaacaaaattaatttatatattggCTTAAAACTCAAAATCTAAAACCATTTGTAATTTCAAGGAAAAAGATAGAAATTGGAATTTCTTTTACAAGATAGATCGGGTAAGCGAGCATGGGCAGAGGGACAGTGTATCTGAGCATCCGAGTACTATGGGGCAAGCTCTTGTACAacttttctggcagctgttgcaccaaaaaaaaaaaagcttctttGGTAACtgaaatacataattttaattaatatgactattactaatacttttttttttgaaacaactATTACTAGGACTAACTATTATATAGATTGAAAATTTGTCATTCTGGTTATATCCGTATTAATTCATTGCATGTGATGTGTTTATaagttttcaattatataattattttcaaaattgcaGACAAAAATATTACGAAAacgccaaaactgaaaaaagaTACTAATAATGAAGAAAAGTAAACGGATTTCGAGGAGAATCATTTTGTGCTAAGGATTCGAATATAAGTGGTCCATCGTTAAAGTTAGGtactataaaactatatatttttcattttctgaaTGAGTTACTAACcactaagaaaataaattactGCTGAACTATTAACACTTGCAAACTGTTTTTTCCTACAGCTAAAAAACAATCTGACAAGTGGTCGGTCTGGCCTCAAactgaaaacataaaataataaaattaacatatagaATCCTAAGAACATAGACATAAGAATAAATTCCgagaaacaaacaaataaataaaagacaAGAGAAACTATGACAGTAGGAAAGATTACCGGAACCCAAGACTCGTCGTTTTCAACATGGCCATGGTTCTGGTGGTGTGTCCGATGGCTTATTCTCCTGCAAACCCCAATTGCATATTCATTTTTGTGAAAAATGAAATTGTCTCTATAAATGATCTAACAATCTCActcattttatatttataataagaaatCCTCATGAAATTGATGCATGTAAGTCTTTTTCAAAGATATCTGAAGCTGATGTAAACAATTAACGATAAATgaaaacctcaaaaaaaaatcaaaaatctaattttacttaagaagataaaaaaactcAGGACCATAAAATAGGCccatatcatttaaaaaaaaggttCGGATTCTTTTTCATTGGTTGCTAAAGATTTGATGCTTTTGAAAAGAAAAGCTACCTCATATAGTCACATGCATTGTTTAATACGATTCtcatttaaatatgaaattgcTACTctagcaaacaaaaaaacagttGGTAGTTCCAGTTAACACAGATTACAGTTTGCTAGCATACACCTAAGAATGACAAACGAAAATGTAAGAAATACGAAAACAAGTACTAATAATTTACatgaaaatagttaataaatgACTTACCAACCATGGTAAGGAACGAggatgaatgaatgaagaatGTGACCAACCACACTGTTCAGCAGAGGAATGTCTGAGAAACTCCCGTGCCCACTGccattattcaattttattttcacATCATTAGTTATCATAAAAACGTATTTACATTGcacaatttattttaattcacaCTCTTTAACAAGGTAACAAATCCGGTATATTACGCGTCACTTAAATCTCGAAAATAGATTGGaacacaaaaaaagaagaagaaagaagaatatatttttcttgttaacaaaacaagaaaatttctgtaaaaaagaaacaatatattatagtttcttgatattatactataattataattaaaagttCCGGAGATCTAGATAACGAGAAACAAAAATCGAGAACATCAAAAGTAGATCCATAAAATGCGGAAATAATAGTACTAATTAAGAAAAGAAGATATTTTGTTACGGGTCTTACGACCAATGAATGATGATGCTTGAACATTATTGATGAAAGAAAAATCTTTAGATCTTCTTCAACCTTTATTTTATACTAGTAATTAAACATATCAAAGTAACCTCAAAAGAATTAAATCTTGAAGTCAGTGACGATACCCATGAACATGCATTcaagaaattaataaaattgacaaaaagagacaaaataattaaaatataattt is a genomic window containing:
- the LOC108811531 gene encoding acyl-lipid omega-3 desaturase (cytochrome b5), endoplasmic reticulum — protein: MVVAMDQRSNVNGVSGARKEEGFDPSAQPPFKIGDIRAAIPKHCWVKSPLRSMSYVARDIFAVAALAMAAVYFDSWFLWPLYWVAQGTLFWAIFVLGHDCGHGSFSDIPLLNSVVGHILHSFILVPYHGWRISHRTHHQNHGHVENDESWVPLPEKLYKSLPHSTRMLRYTVPLPMLAYPIYLWYRSPGKEGSHYNPYSSLFAPSERKLIATSTTCWSIMLATLVYLSFLLGPVTVLKVYGVPYIIFVMWLDAVTYLHHHGHDEKLPWYRGKEWSYLRGGLTTIDRDYGIFNNIHHDIGTHVIHHLFPQIPHYHLVDATKAAKHVLGRYYREPKTSGAIPIHLVESLVASIKKDHYVSDTGDIVFYETDPDLYVYASDKSKIN